In Aphelocoma coerulescens isolate FSJ_1873_10779 chromosome 23, UR_Acoe_1.0, whole genome shotgun sequence, a genomic segment contains:
- the EDN2 gene encoding endothelin-2: MGSHPAVLLALALCALLEAGLGHPQPESHLAAPPRTKRCSCNSWLDKECIYFCHLDIIWVNTPGHTAPYGLGSPPRRRKRAAGRCECSHSRDSICATFCQGKPGYLQSLKLPVSSGAPARSVQSGATRPPHPGLLRALRDLRVSSPRSGKHQQRSRRDTQPPALPWEKNIWKKKR, translated from the exons ATGGGCAGCCACCCCGCCGTGCTGCTGGCGCTCGCCCTCTGCGCCCTGCTGGAAGCCG GTCTGGGCCACCCCCAGCCCGAGTCCCACCTGGCCGCGCCGCCGAGGACCAAGCGATGTTCCTGCAACAGCTGGCTGGATAAGGAATGCATCTACTTCTGTCACCTGGACATCATCTGGGTCAACACACCTGG GCACACCGCTCCCTACGGCTTGGGCAGCCCGCCAAGGCGGCGCAAGAGGGCCGCGGGCAGGTGCGAGTGCTCGCACTCCAGGGACAGCATCTGTGCCACCTTCTGCCAGGGGAAGCCGGG GTACCTCCAGAGTCTGAAGCTCCCCGTGAGCTCTGGAGCACCAGCGAGGTCTGTGCAGAGCGGTGCCACGAGGCCTCCCCATCCTGGGCTGCTGAGAGCTCTCAG GGACCTCAGGGTGTCCAGCCCGCGCTCCGGCAAGCACCAGCAGCGCTCCCGGAGGGACACCCAGCCACCGGCGCTGCCTTGGGAGAAAAACATCTGGAAGAAGAAGAGATAA